The following coding sequences are from one Streptomyces sp. NBC_01294 window:
- a CDS encoding pyridoxamine 5'-phosphate oxidase family protein codes for MALSRTEREQFLAEPHIAALAVSAGDDRAPLTVPIWYHYTRGGDIWIMTGRDSRKAELIKSAGRFSLMVDRVEPTIRYVSVEGPVVSTVPAVREQLVWISSRYLPPEKVDGYVDDAWKNHGEQVVIHMRPARWVSSDLGQV; via the coding sequence GTGGCACTGTCCCGGACCGAGCGTGAGCAGTTCCTCGCCGAACCCCACATCGCTGCCCTCGCCGTGAGCGCGGGCGATGACCGTGCGCCGCTGACGGTACCGATCTGGTACCACTACACCCGCGGCGGCGACATCTGGATCATGACCGGCCGCGACTCCCGCAAGGCCGAACTGATCAAGTCCGCGGGCCGGTTCAGCCTGATGGTCGACCGCGTGGAGCCGACGATCCGGTACGTGTCGGTCGAGGGCCCGGTCGTCTCGACCGTACCGGCGGTGCGCGAGCAGCTGGTGTGGATCTCCTCGCGGTACCTGCCCCCTGAGAAGGTGGACGGCTACGTCGACGACGCGTGGAAGAACCACGGCGAGCAGGTCGTCATCCACATGCGTCCGGCACGGTGGGTGAGTTCGGACCTCGGCCAGGTGTAG
- a CDS encoding AAA family ATPase, which translates to MMGGDPLLECDEGEFMRRWRELRRHPGHGEPLVVHFAGHGIQAGSGGLYLAASGGEAREDLLADTCVSFGRLLEGAENCGRPVLFLLDVCEAGQAVVQQQLADLAARRRQDAPRNVWIIGACTSGAVTYGARFSTATATILHQLADGDLDITPTVEYVPLADFAVAVDRHLARTDRAAGRPRQTLLLTPQVRADPEPQPFFRNPAHTADPRGDLLAGMDPRLREFALGCAPGLDPLHFATRAAGNPTANDILFSGRRSPLDRIQAWTDAPRAGQERLLVVTGGPGSGKSALLGVTACLLHPELDPLGNRVARAVEHFDPRQPDTVLAVHARQLTLRQITDSLRHQLHHQKQHGTGPTRTGSGGPSPRSDGPAGAEQADTAELVATLRACGDVLVILDALDEADDPAAVVNRLLLPLAAADTGTEPSGCRVVIGTRKWWDTLPALRHYLTEYPDAELDLDPATDHDRRVLACDLETYLRGLLPRRRYPRDEVRRIADRLAQYSDHGAFLVAALYADHLLHSGQPIGSGPPCTITEVFDLHVQSLASDDPWIRAVLNVLGQARGQGMPLDLIHAAALAQQPAGPGRTTPPLADTRRALAKTAFYLRTTPDTDHRLLYRYFHQALTDHARPHADPATVHRALVAGIPTTEDGTPDWADAHPYLLRHAAAHAAAAGGDALDQLLTDPCYLLHADPDTLAPHLHHARTEQGLLHADIYRTTVTHDPRRHHAEARRALLALDAAAWQQSGLARTITHAPLAGRPVPPTPAWATRQTHAARRHTLTGHTDVVRAVAVVEGPDGPLAITAGDDRTAIVWDVVSGARRHTLSGHNGDVRAVAVVNGPKGPLAITASNHGTAIVWDAKSGRDVSRTHLPHGGIQVAAAGTGFMLAYGREVAYFACPCPCPCPCP; encoded by the coding sequence ATGATGGGCGGGGACCCGCTGCTGGAGTGTGACGAGGGCGAGTTCATGCGGCGCTGGCGAGAGCTGCGCCGGCACCCCGGTCACGGCGAGCCTCTCGTCGTACATTTCGCCGGCCACGGCATTCAGGCCGGCAGTGGCGGCCTGTACCTGGCCGCATCGGGCGGCGAGGCACGCGAGGACTTGCTCGCCGACACCTGTGTCAGCTTCGGACGGCTTCTGGAAGGAGCCGAGAACTGCGGGCGGCCGGTGCTGTTCCTGCTGGACGTGTGCGAGGCAGGTCAGGCCGTCGTCCAGCAACAGCTCGCCGACCTCGCGGCCCGCCGGCGGCAGGACGCACCACGGAACGTGTGGATCATCGGGGCCTGTACCAGCGGCGCTGTCACCTACGGAGCCCGCTTCAGCACCGCCACAGCCACGATCCTGCACCAGCTGGCCGACGGCGACCTCGACATCACCCCCACGGTGGAGTACGTGCCCCTCGCGGACTTCGCCGTCGCCGTCGACCGTCATCTCGCCCGCACCGACCGCGCCGCCGGACGCCCCCGGCAGACCCTGCTGCTCACCCCGCAGGTGCGTGCGGACCCCGAGCCGCAACCGTTCTTCCGCAACCCCGCACACACCGCCGACCCCCGGGGAGACCTCTTGGCCGGCATGGACCCGAGGCTGCGCGAATTCGCCCTCGGCTGTGCACCCGGCCTGGACCCGCTGCACTTCGCGACCCGCGCGGCCGGCAACCCCACCGCGAACGACATCCTCTTCTCAGGCCGCCGTTCCCCACTGGACCGCATCCAGGCATGGACAGACGCCCCGCGTGCCGGTCAGGAACGGCTCCTGGTGGTCACCGGCGGACCGGGCAGCGGAAAGTCCGCGCTCCTCGGCGTCACCGCCTGCCTGCTCCACCCCGAACTGGACCCCCTCGGCAACCGTGTCGCCCGGGCGGTAGAGCACTTCGACCCCCGGCAACCGGACACCGTGCTCGCCGTCCACGCCCGCCAGCTCACCCTCCGGCAGATCACCGACTCCCTGCGCCACCAACTCCACCACCAGAAGCAGCATGGCACCGGCCCGACCCGCACCGGATCAGGCGGGCCATCACCGCGGTCAGACGGCCCGGCCGGCGCTGAACAGGCAGACACGGCTGAGCTCGTGGCCACACTGCGCGCTTGCGGCGACGTACTCGTGATCCTTGACGCTCTGGACGAGGCCGACGATCCCGCCGCCGTGGTCAACAGGCTCCTCCTGCCCCTCGCCGCCGCCGACACCGGTACGGAGCCCTCCGGTTGCCGCGTCGTGATCGGCACCCGGAAGTGGTGGGACACCCTGCCTGCGCTGCGCCACTATCTGACCGAGTACCCCGATGCGGAACTCGACCTCGATCCCGCCACTGACCATGACCGTCGTGTCCTCGCCTGCGACCTCGAGACCTACTTGCGCGGGCTCCTCCCCCGCCGCCGCTATCCGCGAGACGAAGTCCGCCGCATCGCCGACCGGCTCGCCCAGTACAGCGACCACGGCGCCTTCCTCGTCGCCGCCCTGTACGCCGACCACCTGCTCCACAGCGGCCAGCCGATCGGCTCAGGGCCGCCCTGCACCATCACGGAAGTCTTCGACCTTCACGTCCAGAGCCTGGCCTCGGACGATCCGTGGATCCGGGCCGTTCTCAACGTCCTCGGCCAGGCCCGCGGCCAGGGCATGCCCCTCGACCTCATCCACGCGGCCGCCCTTGCCCAGCAACCTGCCGGCCCAGGCCGGACCACTCCCCCACTCGCCGACACCCGCCGTGCCCTCGCCAAGACCGCCTTCTACCTCCGGACCACCCCCGATACCGACCACCGCCTCCTCTACCGCTACTTCCACCAGGCCCTGACCGACCACGCCAGGCCCCACGCCGACCCCGCCACCGTCCACCGCGCCCTCGTCGCCGGCATCCCCACCACCGAGGACGGCACCCCCGACTGGGCCGACGCCCACCCCTACCTCCTACGCCACGCGGCCGCCCACGCCGCCGCAGCCGGCGGCGACGCTCTCGATCAACTCCTCACCGACCCCTGCTACCTCCTCCACGCCGACCCCGACACCCTCGCCCCTCACCTCCACCACGCACGTACCGAGCAGGGCCTCCTCCACGCCGATATCTACCGCACCACCGTCACCCACGACCCGCGCCGCCACCACGCCGAGGCCCGCCGCGCCCTGCTCGCCCTCGACGCCGCGGCTTGGCAGCAGTCCGGCCTCGCGCGCACCATCACCCACGCCCCGCTCGCCGGGCGGCCCGTTCCTCCGACTCCGGCGTGGGCGACGCGTCAGACCCACGCCGCCCGGCGGCACACGCTCACCGGCCATACAGACGTAGTGCGGGCGGTTGCGGTGGTGGAAGGCCCGGACGGGCCTCTCGCGATCACCGCCGGCGACGACAGGACGGCGATCGTCTGGGACGTGGTCAGCGGCGCCCGGCGCCACACGCTCAGCGGCCACAACGGAGACGTACGGGCCGTCGCGGTGGTGAACGGCCCGAAGGGACCCCTCGCCATCACCGCCAGCAATCACGGGACCGCGATCGTCTGGGATGCCAAGAGCGGTAGGGACGTCTCGCGCACCCACCTGCCGCACGGAGGGATCCAGGTGGCCGCAGCCGGGACCGGCTTCATGCTTGCCTACGGGCGGGAGGTTGCGTACTTCGCATGCCCATGCCCCTGCCCATGCCCATGCCCATGA
- a CDS encoding TIGR03086 family metal-binding protein, producing MTDTTTLDLGPQARIVARLAAGVPDARLSDPTPCPEYAVSAILGHLTGLAVAFRDAARKDMGPMTDTVPDPAAFSLRAGWREELPRVLGELAESWKDPAAWTGMTRAGGVDLPGEIAGAVANDELVIHGWDLARATGQEYAPDLDALRASHAFLLAAAEDEDRGGGIFGAVVPVPDTAPLLDRAVGPSGRDPGWTPPGTP from the coding sequence ATGACCGATACGACGACTCTCGACCTCGGACCACAAGCCCGGATCGTGGCCCGTCTCGCGGCGGGCGTCCCGGACGCCCGGCTCTCCGACCCGACGCCCTGCCCCGAGTACGCGGTCAGCGCCATTCTGGGCCACCTCACGGGCCTCGCCGTCGCGTTCCGCGACGCCGCCCGCAAGGACATGGGCCCCATGACGGACACGGTCCCCGACCCGGCCGCATTCTCCCTGCGCGCCGGCTGGCGCGAGGAACTGCCCCGGGTCCTCGGCGAACTGGCCGAGTCCTGGAAGGATCCGGCCGCCTGGACCGGTATGACCCGCGCGGGCGGTGTGGACCTGCCCGGCGAAATCGCCGGTGCGGTGGCCAACGACGAACTGGTGATCCACGGCTGGGACCTGGCCCGGGCCACCGGCCAGGAGTACGCACCCGATCTGGACGCGCTGCGCGCCTCGCATGCGTTCCTCCTGGCGGCCGCCGAGGACGAGGACCGCGGCGGGGGCATCTTCGGAGCCGTCGTGCCCGTACCCGACACGGCCCCGCTGCTGGACCGGGCAGTGGGTCCGAGCGGGCGCGACCCGGGCTGGACACCTCCGGGAACCCCGTGA
- a CDS encoding restriction endonuclease: MTTSGGGRRGRGDGAASVGRDVVLAVGLVGICLGGSALFVRTAATAGGDEPVMPIVVLIVLAAGVALARWSVAAGRHRSPALGPGSRRPVRPDAPSPYAPSAGAEAEPEAEAGAEAGAEPEAVGLPEVGVGALDHTAVDADGFEHTVAALCARDGCPRVEVVGGAGDLGADVIAVTEEGLRVVIQCKQYGEGNRVGSQDLQRFGGTCFAVHEADVAVVVTTSAFTAPAAEYAAACAIVCVDGEGLAAWTESRTPPPWEAAAASRAEEREAEGVTGAGA; encoded by the coding sequence ATGACGACATCGGGAGGGGGCCGGCGCGGCAGGGGCGACGGCGCGGCATCGGTGGGTCGTGACGTCGTGTTGGCGGTGGGGCTGGTGGGGATCTGCCTGGGCGGGTCGGCCCTCTTCGTCAGAACGGCCGCGACGGCGGGCGGCGACGAACCGGTGATGCCGATCGTCGTGCTGATCGTCCTGGCCGCCGGCGTGGCGCTGGCACGGTGGAGCGTAGCTGCCGGCCGACACCGCTCCCCCGCGCTCGGGCCGGGCTCGCGCAGGCCCGTAAGGCCGGACGCGCCGTCACCGTACGCTCCGTCGGCGGGGGCGGAGGCTGAGCCGGAGGCGGAGGCGGGGGCGGAGGCGGGGGCGGAGCCGGAGGCGGTCGGCCTGCCCGAGGTGGGGGTCGGCGCCCTGGACCACACGGCGGTGGACGCCGACGGCTTCGAGCACACGGTTGCCGCGTTGTGCGCCCGTGACGGCTGCCCCCGGGTGGAGGTGGTGGGCGGGGCGGGTGACTTGGGCGCCGACGTGATCGCCGTGACGGAGGAGGGGCTGCGCGTGGTGATCCAGTGCAAGCAGTACGGCGAGGGCAACCGGGTCGGTTCGCAGGACCTCCAGCGCTTCGGCGGTACCTGTTTCGCCGTGCATGAGGCCGATGTGGCCGTCGTCGTGACCACCAGCGCCTTCACCGCGCCGGCCGCGGAGTACGCCGCCGCCTGCGCCATCGTCTGCGTCGACGGCGAAGGCCTGGCCGCGTGGACGGAGTCGCGTACGCCGCCCCCGTGGGAGGCCGCCGCCGCGTCGCGGGCGGAGGAACGGGAAGCGGAGGGGGTGACGGGTGCCGGCGCATAG
- a CDS encoding phosphatase PAP2 family protein produces MLLLLPVQAALMAGLGALVTGASADQGMLSWEDRANRYLAEERVPPLTAVTRWLSVLADTESVIAVTLVCVVAMLVLPRVAWRAEALFLAASVAAQSAVFLVVAALVRRPRPDVPRLDGAPPTSSFPSGHVGASVALYAGLAVIVLLRTRGRGRWRYAAVAAALLVPAAVALSRVYRGMHHPTDVAGGLLNGAATLLIVGSVVLFGRAARAPGRRAPVRPAEHSAPPSGPCRHATPAPTRPSARGCS; encoded by the coding sequence TTGTTGTTGCTCCTGCCGGTCCAGGCGGCGCTGATGGCGGGCCTGGGGGCACTGGTCACCGGAGCGTCGGCGGACCAGGGGATGTTGTCGTGGGAGGACCGGGCCAACCGGTACCTCGCCGAGGAACGCGTCCCACCGCTCACGGCCGTCACGCGGTGGCTCTCCGTGCTGGCCGACACGGAGAGCGTCATCGCCGTGACCCTGGTCTGCGTCGTGGCGATGCTCGTGCTGCCGCGCGTCGCGTGGCGGGCCGAGGCCCTGTTCCTCGCCGCGTCGGTCGCCGCGCAGTCCGCCGTGTTCCTGGTGGTGGCGGCGCTCGTACGACGACCGCGCCCCGACGTCCCCCGCCTGGACGGTGCGCCACCGACCTCCAGTTTCCCGTCCGGGCACGTCGGGGCGTCCGTCGCGCTCTACGCGGGCCTGGCCGTCATCGTGCTGCTGAGGACACGCGGCCGAGGACGGTGGCGGTACGCCGCGGTGGCGGCTGCGCTGCTCGTTCCGGCAGCCGTCGCGCTGTCCCGCGTGTACCGAGGCATGCACCACCCCACCGACGTGGCGGGCGGCCTGCTCAACGGCGCTGCGACGCTGCTGATCGTCGGGTCCGTCGTGCTGTTCGGCCGGGCCGCGCGGGCGCCGGGCCGGCGAGCACCGGTCCGCCCCGCCGAACACAGCGCGCCACCATCCGGGCCCTGCCGGCACGCTACTCCGGCCCCGACGCGACCTTCGGCGCGAGGCTGCTCCTGA
- a CDS encoding N-acetylmuramoyl-L-alanine amidase encodes MEDSPLSRRRLLWGAAGAAGTALAAVGLPQLMRPEEKAKAALPRPVRKAKAPVAAAGPPAPLRTDPSVDYAPAVWVEASESNYSPSDRPEAYPIEYVVIHLTTDILPIMFAKFNDPAERVSAHYMISATGRRIAQCVRERDVAWHSGSVWYNYRSIGIEHEGWTDQPVYTDEMYEASAVLTATICAKYDVPVDRDHILGHVEVPLSTHDDPGTAWDWDKYMKLVETARRRIRTLTPRRPHHAGLPSP; translated from the coding sequence ATGGAAGACAGCCCGCTGAGCCGTCGACGGCTGTTGTGGGGTGCTGCCGGCGCGGCGGGCACGGCTCTGGCCGCTGTCGGGCTGCCCCAGCTGATGAGGCCCGAGGAGAAGGCGAAAGCTGCGCTGCCGAGACCCGTGCGCAAGGCCAAGGCTCCCGTCGCCGCCGCCGGACCGCCTGCGCCCCTGCGAACGGACCCCTCGGTGGACTACGCCCCCGCCGTCTGGGTCGAAGCCTCCGAGTCCAACTACTCGCCCTCCGACCGTCCCGAGGCGTACCCCATCGAATACGTCGTCATTCACCTGACGACGGACATCTTGCCGATCATGTTCGCCAAGTTCAACGACCCCGCCGAGAGGGTGTCCGCGCACTACATGATCAGCGCGACCGGCAGGCGGATCGCCCAGTGCGTGCGCGAGCGCGACGTGGCCTGGCACTCCGGCAGCGTTTGGTACAACTACCGGAGCATCGGCATCGAGCACGAAGGCTGGACCGATCAGCCCGTCTACACCGACGAGATGTACGAGGCATCCGCCGTGCTCACGGCCACGATCTGCGCGAAGTACGACGTGCCGGTCGACCGGGACCACATTCTGGGCCACGTCGAGGTCCCGCTGTCCACTCACGACGACCCCGGGACCGCGTGGGACTGGGACAAGTACATGAAGCTCGTCGAGACCGCCCGCCGGCGCATCAGGACTCTGACACCGCGTCGACCCCATCACGCGGGCTTGCCGTCGCCGTAG
- a CDS encoding M1 family metallopeptidase, with translation MIGCVKTSGRLAALTVAGLLAALPACSESDGRGGGTGARTGVDTARAGAAGAVFRGGRPAAAGAGDPYFPELGNGGYDVTHYALTLAYDPGSGRLEGTAEITAKATADLSAFNLDLLGMEVQSATVDGHKARVRHDGQELTLQPRDHLRKGAAFRTVVRYAGTPESITHDHGWREGWLRTDNGAVAFGEPTGSMSWFPGNHHPSDKASYDITVTVPKGVQAISNGLLRARRTSGDRATFHWHQAEPMASHVATVAIGSYDIRTSRTRSGVPVVSALDTTASVDEDGAVLGRFPEIMEWAEGRFGPYPFSAAGVIVDQAADVPYALETQTRPTIPAGIFHTTNVVHELSHQWFGNSVTPRTWRDMWLNEGFATYAEWLWTEDHGGASAQDHFDRNHAKAADDDEWDFPPAEPPSASDISGQPVYVRGAMVIHKIRQAVGDEDFRTLVRGWTLRHRHGHASTADFTAYVEAEAGRDLDSIWDSWLYGDGKPA, from the coding sequence ATGATCGGCTGCGTGAAGACTTCCGGACGTCTGGCCGCCCTCACGGTCGCGGGCCTGCTCGCCGCACTCCCCGCGTGCTCGGAGTCCGACGGCCGTGGCGGCGGGACGGGGGCTCGTACCGGCGTGGACACCGCTCGGGCGGGGGCTGCCGGAGCGGTGTTCCGGGGCGGCCGCCCCGCTGCCGCAGGCGCCGGTGACCCGTACTTCCCGGAGCTCGGCAACGGCGGCTACGACGTCACCCACTACGCCCTGACTCTGGCCTACGACCCCGGCAGCGGCCGCCTCGAGGGCACTGCGGAGATCACCGCGAAGGCGACCGCGGACCTCAGCGCCTTCAATCTCGACCTCCTCGGCATGGAGGTGCAGAGCGCCACCGTCGACGGCCACAAGGCGCGGGTTCGGCACGACGGGCAGGAGCTGACCCTGCAGCCGCGCGATCACCTCAGGAAGGGCGCCGCCTTCCGCACCGTCGTGCGGTACGCGGGCACGCCGGAGTCGATCACCCATGACCACGGGTGGCGCGAAGGCTGGTTGAGGACGGACAACGGAGCGGTCGCGTTCGGTGAGCCGACGGGCTCGATGTCCTGGTTCCCGGGCAACCATCACCCCTCGGACAAGGCCTCGTACGACATCACCGTCACGGTCCCCAAGGGGGTGCAGGCGATCTCCAACGGGCTGCTGCGCGCCCGGCGCACCAGCGGCGACCGCGCCACCTTCCACTGGCACCAGGCCGAGCCCATGGCCAGCCATGTGGCGACCGTGGCCATCGGCAGCTACGACATCAGGACCTCCCGGACCCGATCGGGCGTCCCGGTCGTGTCGGCGTTGGACACGACCGCGAGCGTGGACGAGGACGGAGCGGTACTCGGCCGGTTCCCCGAGATCATGGAATGGGCCGAGGGGAGGTTCGGTCCCTACCCCTTCTCCGCCGCCGGGGTGATCGTCGATCAGGCGGCCGATGTGCCCTACGCCCTGGAGACCCAGACCAGGCCGACCATTCCGGCCGGCATCTTCCACACCACCAACGTGGTGCACGAACTGTCCCACCAGTGGTTCGGCAACTCCGTCACCCCGCGGACCTGGCGGGACATGTGGCTCAACGAGGGCTTCGCGACCTATGCGGAGTGGCTGTGGACCGAGGACCACGGTGGGGCCAGCGCCCAGGATCACTTCGACCGCAACCACGCCAAGGCCGCGGACGACGACGAGTGGGACTTCCCGCCCGCCGAGCCGCCGAGCGCCTCGGACATCTCCGGCCAGCCGGTGTACGTGCGCGGCGCGATGGTGATCCACAAGATCCGCCAGGCCGTGGGCGACGAGGACTTCCGTACCCTGGTGCGGGGCTGGACCCTGCGCCACCGCCACGGCCACGCCTCCACGGCAGACTTCACCGCGTACGTGGAGGCCGAGGCCGGCCGGGACCTCGACTCGATCTGGGACTCGTGGCTCTACGGCGACGGCAAGCCCGCGTGA
- a CDS encoding winged helix DNA-binding domain-containing protein has protein sequence MKTIPVSWTSASARRMERQGLLTPATTAETPPADIAGRMLGAHAQVASAAELSIALRLDGATRTDVRDALTGGQEPARGRGQAPRPEPEPGTLVKTFGPRGTIHLLPAQDLPWWTGALSALPTLPSPFRPEARMTAAQTDEVIAAIGDALTDAELTVDELTEAIVERTGPWAADPVMPAFQTMWPRWRQATHAAAHHGVLAFGRDRGRKVTYTNPRCTPASPTRSLHELVNRYLRAYGPATADDFATWLAAPKAWAAELFASLAQKGSIEEVAFASGRAWLAAGDTVFPDEPARGLRLLPYFDAYVVAGRPRELLFPGAAATRALAGGQAGNYPVLLVDGTVAGVWHQRRTGRRIAFTVEPVGRLSAAHRRTLDEQVERTGAMLEGTPELTLGKVTVGPHA, from the coding sequence ATGAAGACGATCCCGGTGTCCTGGACCTCCGCGAGCGCCCGCCGGATGGAGCGGCAAGGGCTCCTCACCCCTGCCACCACCGCCGAGACCCCGCCCGCCGACATCGCCGGGCGGATGCTCGGGGCGCACGCGCAGGTGGCGTCGGCGGCGGAGCTCTCCATCGCGCTCCGGTTGGACGGCGCGACGCGCACGGACGTACGCGACGCCCTGACCGGCGGACAGGAACCCGCACGAGGCAGGGGCCAGGCACCGCGACCGGAACCGGAACCGGGCACGCTGGTCAAGACCTTCGGGCCGCGCGGCACCATCCATCTGCTGCCCGCACAGGATCTGCCCTGGTGGACCGGGGCCCTCTCCGCCCTCCCCACGCTCCCCAGCCCCTTCCGCCCGGAGGCCCGGATGACGGCCGCCCAGACGGACGAGGTGATCGCCGCGATCGGCGACGCGCTGACCGACGCCGAACTGACGGTGGACGAGCTCACCGAGGCGATCGTGGAGCGGACCGGACCCTGGGCCGCCGACCCGGTCATGCCCGCCTTCCAGACCATGTGGCCGCGCTGGCGGCAGGCCACGCACGCCGCCGCCCATCACGGAGTGCTGGCGTTCGGCCGAGACCGGGGGCGCAAGGTCACGTACACCAACCCCCGCTGCACCCCCGCCTCCCCCACGCGGTCGCTGCACGAGCTGGTGAACCGCTATCTGCGCGCCTACGGGCCCGCCACCGCCGACGACTTCGCCACCTGGCTCGCCGCCCCCAAGGCCTGGGCCGCCGAGCTCTTCGCCTCCCTCGCGCAGAAGGGGAGCATCGAGGAGGTGGCCTTCGCGTCCGGCCGGGCATGGCTCGCCGCCGGCGACACGGTCTTCCCGGACGAACCCGCGCGCGGCCTGCGCCTGCTGCCGTACTTCGACGCGTACGTCGTCGCCGGCCGCCCCCGCGAACTGCTCTTCCCCGGCGCTGCGGCCACCCGCGCCCTGGCCGGCGGCCAGGCCGGCAACTACCCGGTCCTGCTGGTCGACGGCACGGTCGCCGGCGTCTGGCACCAGCGCCGTACAGGCCGGCGCATCGCGTTCACCGTGGAGCCGGTGGGACGGCTGAGCGCGGCCCACCGCCGCACGCTGGACGAACAGGTGGAGCGTACGGGCGCGATGCTCGAGGGAACTCCGGAGCTCACCCTGGGCAAGGTCACCGTAGGCCCCCACGCCTGA
- a CDS encoding NmrA/HSCARG family protein, with amino-acid sequence MTEQRTVTVFGATGHQGGSFVRAALADRDSGFAVRAVTRRPDSDAAKELERLGAEVVRADLDDEDSLVAAFEGAYGAFLVTNFWEDMDAAHEKAQAAALSRAASHAGVQHAIWSTLEDTRECIPLDDDRMPTLQGSYKVPHFDGKAEADQYFTDDGVPTTFLRTTFFWENLFGAFAPQRAEDGTFELNFPMGDKRLSGIGVDDVGRTALAILKRGTDFIPATVSIAGQHLPLADMAAALSKELGQPVRYRPLTPDAFRALGFPGADEAGNMFQFYADCEARFTGARDLDAVRALNPALQDFSTWLAAHRDKFHWS; translated from the coding sequence ATGACCGAGCAGCGGACCGTCACCGTATTCGGCGCGACGGGACATCAGGGAGGCTCGTTCGTACGGGCCGCCCTCGCGGACCGGGACAGCGGCTTCGCGGTGCGCGCGGTGACCCGTCGGCCGGACTCGGACGCGGCCAAGGAGCTGGAACGGCTCGGGGCCGAGGTGGTCCGGGCCGATCTCGACGACGAGGACAGCCTGGTCGCGGCGTTCGAAGGCGCGTACGGGGCGTTCCTGGTGACCAACTTCTGGGAGGACATGGACGCCGCGCACGAGAAGGCGCAGGCGGCGGCCCTGTCCCGGGCGGCGTCGCACGCGGGTGTGCAGCACGCCATCTGGTCCACCCTGGAGGACACCCGCGAGTGCATTCCGCTGGACGACGACCGGATGCCCACGCTCCAGGGCTCGTACAAGGTCCCGCACTTCGACGGCAAGGCCGAGGCCGACCAGTACTTCACGGACGACGGCGTGCCGACCACCTTCCTGCGCACCACCTTCTTCTGGGAAAACCTGTTCGGCGCGTTCGCCCCGCAGCGCGCCGAGGACGGGACGTTCGAGCTGAACTTCCCCATGGGCGACAAGAGGCTCTCCGGAATCGGCGTCGACGACGTCGGCAGGACCGCGCTCGCCATCCTCAAGCGCGGCACCGACTTCATCCCCGCCACCGTCAGCATCGCGGGCCAACACCTGCCCCTCGCGGACATGGCCGCAGCGCTCTCCAAGGAGCTCGGACAGCCCGTGCGCTACCGGCCCCTGACACCGGACGCGTTCCGCGCGCTCGGCTTCCCGGGCGCCGACGAGGCGGGCAACATGTTCCAGTTCTACGCCGACTGCGAGGCCCGCTTCACGGGCGCCCGCGACCTCGACGCCGTGCGCGCCCTCAACCCGGCCCTCCAGGACTTCTCCACGTGGCTGGCCGCACACCGCGACAAGTTCCACTGGAGCTGA
- a CDS encoding CBS domain-containing protein: MTRRVHEVMTENPVTVDKLTSLAEAARVMRDADIGDVLVVDEGRLRGILTDRDLVVRAMAENRDPAETTVQAICSSEPVTVRPSDDVIHAVTLMRRNALRRLPVETEDGELVGVVTLGDLAVEQDPGSALAAIAAAEPGT, translated from the coding sequence ATGACCCGACGTGTGCACGAGGTGATGACCGAGAATCCGGTGACGGTCGACAAGCTCACGTCGCTGGCGGAAGCGGCGCGGGTGATGCGCGATGCCGACATCGGGGACGTCCTCGTCGTCGACGAAGGCCGCCTGCGCGGCATCCTCACCGACCGGGACCTGGTCGTCCGTGCCATGGCCGAGAACAGGGATCCCGCCGAGACGACCGTGCAGGCCATCTGCAGCAGTGAGCCGGTCACTGTCCGTCCCAGCGACGACGTCATCCACGCCGTCACCCTCATGCGCCGGAACGCGCTGCGGCGCCTGCCCGTGGAAACCGAGGACGGCGAGCTCGTCGGCGTCGTCACCCTGGGCGACCTCGCGGTCGAACAGGACCCGGGGTCGGCCCTCGCCGCGATCGCGGCAGCGGAACCCGGCACCTGA